A genomic window from Flavobacterium hankyongi includes:
- a CDS encoding polyprenyl synthetase family protein, with protein sequence MHPITFYQEIISKHFSTLEIKNEPKNLYDPIKYILSLGGKRIRPVLTLMTTEIFNASYEKALAAATAVEVFHNFSLIHDDIMDDAPLRRGNETVHEKWDINTGILSGDAMLILAYQYFEQYDPKIFRELAKLFSKTALEVCEGQQWDVDFETRDNVTILEYIKMIEYKTAVLVAAAMKMGAIVAETSEENANLIYNFGLNLGIAFQLQDDYLDAFGNPETFGKQVGGDIIENKKTYLYLKAIEFGKPEVKEQLLHLFSIQPKDNNDKIATVKEIFSTTGASNATLEAIKQYTQKAFLTLEHMTIEQNKKDILKAFGENLMGRKV encoded by the coding sequence ATGCATCCTATTACTTTTTACCAAGAAATAATTTCAAAACACTTTTCGACTTTAGAAATTAAAAATGAGCCAAAAAATCTATACGATCCCATTAAATATATTTTATCACTTGGTGGAAAAAGAATACGACCTGTCCTAACATTAATGACCACTGAAATTTTCAATGCTAGTTATGAAAAAGCGCTTGCAGCAGCTACAGCAGTAGAGGTTTTTCACAATTTTTCACTCATTCATGATGACATTATGGACGATGCTCCTTTGCGTAGAGGGAACGAAACGGTTCATGAAAAATGGGATATTAACACTGGAATTCTTTCAGGAGACGCCATGCTTATTTTAGCTTATCAATACTTTGAACAATATGACCCAAAAATTTTTAGAGAATTAGCCAAATTATTTAGCAAAACAGCACTAGAAGTATGTGAAGGCCAGCAATGGGATGTCGATTTTGAAACTAGGGATAATGTAACAATCCTTGAATACATTAAAATGATTGAATACAAAACTGCAGTTTTAGTGGCAGCAGCTATGAAAATGGGCGCTATAGTGGCAGAAACATCTGAAGAAAACGCTAATTTAATTTATAATTTTGGTCTAAATCTTGGTATTGCATTCCAACTTCAAGATGATTATCTTGATGCTTTTGGAAATCCAGAAACTTTTGGAAAACAAGTTGGCGGAGACATCATAGAAAACAAAAAAACATACCTTTATCTTAAAGCGATTGAATTTGGCAAACCAGAAGTAAAGGAACAGTTACTTCATTTATTTTCGATTCAACCAAAAGACAACAATGATAAAATAGCTACAGTAAAAGAAATTTTTAGCACAACTGGGGCAAGCAACGCAACTCTAGAGGCAATAAAACAATACACACAAAAAGCTTTCCTTACTTTAGAACATATGACCATTGAACAAAATAAAAAGGATATTTTGAAAGCTTTTGGAGAAAATTTAATGGGAAGAAAAGTTTAG
- a CDS encoding 2-oxoglutarate dehydrogenase E1 component — MDRFSFLNAAHTAFFADLYDQYLENPDSVEPSWRAFFQGFDFANEFGAGPVEGLALSANGQDCSVVTDKLQKEFNVLKLIDAYRTRGHLFTKTNPVRERRTYSPDLKIENFGLSNSDLDIVFDAAKVVNLNPSSLRDIIKHLDNVYCQHIGVEYMYIRDPKVIDWIQRRLDINDNLPNFNTDQKKRILKKLNEAVSFENFLHTKYVGQKRFSLEGIESAIPALDFLIEAAADKGVEQFVMGMAHRGRLNVLANVFGKPTQDIFSEFDGKDYDDDALFDGDVKYHLGLTADRQTQTGKKININLAPNPSHLETVGAVIEGITRAKQDKYYSDDFSKVLPIAVHGDAAVAGQGIVYEIIQMAKLDGYKTNGTIHVVFNNQVGFTTNYLDARSSTYCTDVAKVTLSPVLHVNADDAEAVVHAMLFALEYRMEFKQDVFIDLLGYRKYGHNEGDEPRFTQPKLYKTISKHKNPRDIYAEQLKAEGSIDGNYVKGLEDEYKASLEENLENSRKKDLTVISPFMQDEWKGFEQVEAEGMLQKYETKVSREVIDAVAKTVTELPSDKKFISKITKLISDRKTMVETDKLDWAMGEMLAYGSLLTEGYDVRISGQDVERGTFSHRHAVVKVEDSEEEVILLNHVPNKKGNFSVYNSHLSEYGVLGFEYGYALANPNALTIWEAQFGDFSNGAQIMIDQYISAAEDKWNNQNGIVLLLPHGYENQGAEHSSARMERYLQLCANHNMYVADCTTPANFFHLLRRQLVTKFRKPLIVMTPKSLLRHPEAVSAISEFTDGQFQEVIDDPNVNPADVKTLVFCTGKFYYDLKAEREANGRKDVALVRLEQLFPLPVEQMKAIIAKYPNVDDYVWAQEEPKNMGAYGFMLMNFNEVKFRVASPKAYSAPAAGSYTRAKKRHAAAIAMVFDKTLFQ, encoded by the coding sequence ATGGATAGGTTTTCCTTTTTAAACGCAGCACACACGGCTTTTTTTGCCGACTTATACGACCAATATTTAGAAAATCCAGATAGCGTAGAACCTTCATGGAGAGCATTCTTTCAAGGTTTCGACTTTGCTAATGAATTTGGAGCGGGTCCTGTTGAAGGATTGGCTTTATCAGCAAATGGTCAAGATTGTTCAGTTGTAACTGATAAACTTCAAAAAGAATTCAATGTTCTTAAGCTAATTGATGCTTATAGAACTCGTGGACACTTGTTTACAAAAACAAATCCTGTACGTGAACGAAGAACATATTCTCCAGATTTAAAAATCGAGAACTTCGGTCTTTCAAATTCAGATTTAGATATTGTTTTTGATGCAGCTAAAGTTGTCAACTTAAACCCTTCATCTCTACGTGATATCATTAAGCACTTAGATAATGTGTATTGCCAACACATTGGAGTTGAATACATGTACATTCGTGACCCTAAAGTAATCGATTGGATTCAACGTCGCTTAGACATTAATGATAATTTACCTAATTTCAATACGGATCAAAAGAAACGTATCCTTAAGAAATTAAATGAAGCGGTTTCTTTTGAAAACTTCTTGCACACTAAATATGTAGGTCAGAAACGTTTCTCGTTAGAAGGTATCGAATCAGCAATTCCTGCTTTAGATTTCTTAATTGAAGCTGCTGCCGACAAAGGTGTAGAACAATTCGTAATGGGTATGGCTCACCGTGGTCGTTTAAATGTTTTGGCTAACGTTTTTGGAAAACCAACACAAGACATCTTCTCTGAATTTGACGGGAAAGATTATGATGATGATGCTTTATTTGACGGTGATGTAAAATACCACTTGGGTCTTACTGCCGACAGACAAACACAAACCGGAAAAAAAATCAATATCAATTTAGCTCCTAATCCTTCACACCTTGAAACAGTTGGTGCAGTTATCGAAGGTATTACACGTGCTAAACAAGACAAATATTATTCAGATGATTTTTCTAAAGTTTTACCAATCGCCGTTCACGGTGATGCTGCTGTTGCAGGTCAAGGTATTGTTTATGAAATCATTCAAATGGCAAAACTAGATGGTTATAAAACTAATGGTACTATTCACGTAGTATTTAATAACCAAGTTGGTTTTACCACTAACTATTTAGATGCACGTTCTTCTACGTATTGTACAGACGTAGCTAAAGTAACATTATCGCCAGTACTTCATGTAAATGCTGATGATGCCGAAGCGGTTGTACACGCCATGTTATTTGCTTTAGAATACCGTATGGAGTTCAAGCAAGACGTGTTTATTGATTTATTAGGATACAGAAAATATGGTCATAATGAAGGTGATGAACCTCGTTTTACGCAACCTAAATTATACAAAACCATTTCTAAACATAAAAACCCAAGAGACATCTATGCTGAACAATTAAAAGCAGAAGGCTCTATTGATGGTAATTATGTAAAAGGTTTAGAAGACGAATATAAAGCTTCATTAGAAGAAAACTTAGAAAACTCTCGTAAAAAAGACTTAACGGTAATATCTCCGTTTATGCAAGATGAGTGGAAAGGTTTCGAACAAGTAGAAGCTGAAGGAATGCTTCAAAAATATGAAACCAAAGTAAGCAGAGAAGTAATAGATGCTGTTGCTAAAACAGTAACTGAATTGCCATCTGACAAAAAATTCATCAGCAAAATAACCAAGCTAATCAGTGACCGTAAAACTATGGTTGAAACTGATAAGTTAGATTGGGCAATGGGTGAAATGTTAGCTTATGGTTCATTATTGACAGAAGGTTACGATGTTCGTATCTCTGGACAAGATGTTGAACGTGGTACTTTTTCACACCGTCATGCTGTAGTTAAAGTTGAAGATTCAGAAGAGGAAGTAATCTTACTAAATCATGTTCCTAACAAAAAAGGTAATTTCTCAGTATACAACTCACACCTTTCAGAATATGGAGTTTTAGGATTCGAATACGGTTATGCTTTAGCCAATCCGAATGCTTTAACCATCTGGGAAGCCCAGTTTGGTGATTTCTCTAATGGTGCACAAATTATGATTGATCAATATATTTCGGCAGCGGAAGACAAATGGAACAATCAAAATGGTATCGTATTGTTGTTGCCTCACGGATATGAAAACCAAGGTGCTGAACACTCTTCGGCACGTATGGAACGTTACTTACAACTTTGCGCAAATCACAACATGTATGTTGCCGATTGTACAACGCCAGCTAACTTCTTCCACTTATTGAGAAGACAATTGGTAACAAAATTCCGTAAACCGTTAATCGTAATGACACCTAAGAGTTTATTACGTCATCCTGAAGCTGTTTCTGCAATAAGCGAATTTACAGATGGTCAGTTCCAAGAAGTAATTGACGATCCAAACGTAAATCCTGCTGATGTTAAAACATTAGTTTTCTGTACAGGTAAATTCTACTACGATTTGAAAGCAGAAAGAGAAGCAAACGGAAGAAAAGATGTTGCATTAGTACGTTTAGAGCAATTATTTCCGCTACCGGTAGAGCAAATGAAAGCAATCATTGCTAAATACCCTAATGTGGATGATTATGTATGGGCACAAGAAGAACCAAAAAACATGGGGGCTTACGGATTCATGTTAATGAACTTTAATGAAGTAAAATTCAGAGTTGCTTCACCTAAAGCATACAGTGCTCCAGCAGCTGGTAGTTATACTCGCGCTAAGAAACGTCATGCGGCAGCAATTGCCATGGTTTTTGACAAAACCTTATTTCAATAA
- the odhB gene encoding 2-oxoglutarate dehydrogenase complex dihydrolipoyllysine-residue succinyltransferase has product MILEMKVPSPGESIKEVEIATWLVKDGDYVEKDQAIAEVDSDKATLELPAEMSGIITLKAEEGDTVAVGAVVCLIDTDAVKPDASTSSAPATETPKAEEKKVDTSASSATAKAIPEQETTYATGSASPAAKKILAEKNIDPATVSGTGKAGRITTEDAANAVPSMGTPTGGSRGSERTKLSMLRRKVAERLVAAKNETAMLTTFNEVDMSAIYALRDQYKEEFKAKHQMGLGFMSFFTKAVTRALQLYPDVNSMIDGQEKISYDFCDISVAVSGPKGLMVPVMRNAELLSFRGVEAEIKRLALRARDGQITVDEMTGGTFTISNGGVFGSMLSTPIINPPQSGILGMHNVVDRAIVKNGQIVIAPVMFVALSYDHRIIDGRESVGFLVAVKEALENPVELLMGGNPKKALEL; this is encoded by the coding sequence ATGATTTTAGAAATGAAAGTCCCTTCACCAGGGGAATCAATCAAAGAAGTAGAAATTGCAACTTGGTTAGTAAAAGACGGAGATTATGTAGAAAAAGACCAAGCAATTGCAGAGGTTGATTCAGATAAAGCTACGTTAGAATTACCTGCTGAAATGAGCGGAATCATTACGCTTAAAGCAGAAGAAGGTGACACAGTAGCTGTTGGCGCTGTAGTATGTTTAATCGACACAGATGCTGTAAAACCAGATGCTTCGACGAGCTCAGCACCCGCTACAGAGACTCCAAAAGCAGAAGAGAAAAAAGTTGATACTTCGGCAAGCTCAGCAACCGCAAAAGCAATTCCAGAACAAGAAACAACTTACGCAACGGGTTCTGCTTCACCAGCTGCTAAAAAAATATTAGCTGAAAAAAATATAGATCCTGCAACTGTATCAGGTACAGGAAAAGCAGGAAGAATCACTACTGAAGATGCTGCAAATGCAGTACCTTCTATGGGAACTCCAACTGGTGGTTCAAGAGGTTCTGAAAGAACAAAATTATCAATGTTGCGTCGTAAAGTAGCAGAGCGTTTAGTAGCTGCTAAAAACGAAACTGCAATGTTGACTACTTTCAACGAAGTAGACATGAGTGCTATCTATGCATTGCGTGATCAATATAAAGAAGAATTCAAAGCAAAACACCAAATGGGATTAGGCTTTATGTCATTCTTCACAAAAGCAGTTACACGCGCTTTACAATTATACCCAGATGTAAACTCAATGATCGATGGTCAAGAGAAAATTTCATATGATTTCTGTGATATCTCTGTAGCAGTTTCTGGACCAAAAGGATTAATGGTTCCGGTTATGCGTAACGCTGAATTATTATCATTCCGTGGTGTAGAAGCTGAAATTAAACGTTTGGCTTTACGTGCACGTGATGGACAAATCACTGTTGATGAAATGACAGGCGGAACATTTACTATCTCTAACGGTGGTGTATTTGGATCAATGTTATCTACTCCTATCATCAACCCTCCTCAATCAGGTATTTTAGGAATGCACAATGTAGTGGACAGAGCTATCGTTAAAAACGGACAAATTGTTATTGCTCCAGTAATGTTTGTAGCATTATCTTACGACCACAGGATCATTGACGGACGCGAGTCAGTTGGATTCTTAGTAGCTGTAAAAGAAGCTTTGGAAAATCCAGTAGAACTTTTAATGGGTGGTAATCCTAAAAAAGCATTGGAATTATAG
- a CDS encoding helix-turn-helix domain-containing protein, whose protein sequence is MKNFAVLNIEQFGNQNKIEGFYVNTIENHLISAHHNIHKPHKHNFYLTVLFTHGSGMHEIDFVKYEVKPGSLFFLNPGQMHHWELSNDTRGFIFFHSQSFYDLHFVTEKINNYPFFHSIQNLPVLYLEKENVGYFNGLFQEILNESTSILMFKAPKIIALTELIYIESTRLYMGDEVLEPVKLNAYSDKFQQFESLVEMNYKTEKAASKYADWLHISPKHLNRITQNMVNKTTTDIILERVFLEAKRELISQKFNFSEIASDLGYVDYAYFSRLFKKKCGETPSEFLQHYR, encoded by the coding sequence ATGAAAAATTTTGCTGTACTGAATATAGAACAATTTGGAAACCAAAATAAAATTGAAGGATTTTATGTAAATACAATTGAAAATCATCTTATTTCAGCACATCATAATATTCATAAACCACACAAGCATAATTTTTACCTGACTGTACTTTTTACTCATGGAAGTGGAATGCACGAAATTGATTTTGTGAAATATGAGGTGAAACCAGGTAGTCTTTTCTTTTTGAATCCAGGACAAATGCACCATTGGGAGCTTTCAAATGATACACGTGGATTTATTTTTTTCCATTCCCAGTCTTTTTATGATTTGCATTTTGTTACGGAAAAAATTAATAATTATCCTTTTTTTCATAGTATCCAAAATTTACCTGTGTTGTACTTGGAGAAAGAAAATGTTGGGTATTTTAATGGGTTGTTTCAAGAAATTTTAAACGAAAGTACTTCTATTCTGATGTTCAAAGCTCCAAAAATTATTGCGCTAACGGAATTGATTTATATTGAAAGTACTCGTTTGTATATGGGAGATGAGGTGCTTGAGCCAGTAAAACTGAATGCATATTCGGATAAATTTCAACAGTTTGAAAGTTTAGTGGAAATGAATTATAAAACCGAAAAAGCTGCGTCAAAGTATGCTGATTGGCTGCATATTTCACCAAAGCATCTCAATCGTATCACACAAAACATGGTCAATAAAACCACAACAGATATTATTCTGGAAAGAGTTTTTCTAGAAGCAAAAAGAGAATTGATTAGTCAGAAATTTAACTTCAGTGAAATTGCTTCTGATTTAGGCTATGTAGATTATGCTTATTTTTCCAGATTATTTAAAAAGAAATGTGGTGAAACGCCATCAGAGTTTCTACAACACTATCGATAA
- a CDS encoding DUF983 domain-containing protein yields MSTLINIITEKCPKCNQGQVFSKKGNIFLFQLPKMYSNCSHCNHKFEKEPGYFFGSMFVSYALLVAEMIFLFLIAYQFIDSFLTIVGLIAAMAVLWSTFNFRLSRMIWIYMLDGQKRQV; encoded by the coding sequence ATGTCAACTTTAATCAATATTATAACCGAAAAATGTCCAAAATGTAATCAAGGACAGGTATTCTCAAAAAAAGGAAACATCTTTCTTTTTCAATTACCCAAGATGTATTCAAATTGTTCACATTGCAACCATAAATTCGAAAAAGAACCAGGCTATTTTTTTGGATCCATGTTTGTGAGTTATGCGCTTTTAGTTGCAGAAATGATATTTTTGTTTTTAATTGCCTATCAATTCATAGATAGCTTCTTAACTATTGTAGGATTGATTGCAGCTATGGCTGTGTTGTGGAGCACCTTCAATTTCAGGTTATCAAGAATGATCTGGATTTATATGCTTGATGGCCAAAAGAGACAGGTTTAG
- a CDS encoding TCR/Tet family MFS transporter, whose product MKKEQKQAAIGFIFITLLIDVIGLGIIIPVVPKLIQELIHGDVSEAAKYGGWLTFAYAITQFLFSPLVGNLSDKYGRRPVLLLSLFGFSLDYLLLAFASSITWLFIGRIVAGITGASITTAAAYIGDISNNENRAKNFGMIGAAFGLGFIIGPVLGGLLGQYGARVPFYAAAILCLLNFLYGYFILPESLSKKHRREFDIKRANPIGSFIHLKKYPSLIGLVTAVFLLHTASHAVQSNWSYFTMYQFKWDETMVGISLGVVGILVALVQGGLIRWINPKLGDVKSIYVGMALYTLGMFLFGFATQSWMMFAFLIPYCLGGIAGPALQAVIAGQVPANEQGEIQGTLTSLVSAAAIIGPPLMSTVFYYFTHNEAPFKFAGAPFILGGVGMLMSTIIAYASLKKHHA is encoded by the coding sequence ATGAAAAAAGAACAAAAACAAGCTGCTATCGGTTTTATATTTATCACGTTATTAATTGACGTTATTGGATTAGGAATTATCATTCCCGTAGTCCCTAAATTAATTCAAGAACTTATTCATGGTGATGTAAGTGAAGCTGCAAAATATGGAGGTTGGCTGACCTTTGCTTATGCAATTACTCAATTTCTTTTCTCACCATTAGTTGGAAACCTAAGTGATAAATATGGAAGAAGACCAGTATTATTACTTTCCTTATTTGGATTTAGCCTAGATTATTTATTACTTGCTTTTGCCAGTTCCATAACTTGGCTTTTCATAGGTCGAATCGTTGCCGGTATTACAGGCGCAAGCATTACGACAGCAGCAGCCTATATAGGTGATATTAGCAATAATGAAAATAGAGCGAAAAATTTTGGGATGATTGGCGCAGCTTTTGGACTTGGCTTTATTATAGGCCCTGTACTTGGTGGATTACTTGGACAATATGGTGCAAGAGTTCCTTTTTATGCAGCAGCAATATTGTGCCTACTCAATTTTTTATATGGATATTTTATACTTCCGGAATCATTATCTAAAAAACATCGTAGAGAATTTGATATTAAGCGCGCTAATCCTATTGGTTCATTTATACATTTAAAAAAATATCCAAGCCTTATAGGTTTAGTTACAGCAGTTTTCTTACTTCATACTGCTTCACATGCAGTTCAGAGCAATTGGAGTTACTTTACCATGTATCAATTCAAATGGGACGAAACAATGGTTGGCATCTCCTTGGGAGTAGTTGGAATATTGGTTGCTTTGGTTCAAGGTGGTCTAATTCGTTGGATTAACCCTAAATTAGGTGATGTAAAAAGCATTTATGTTGGGATGGCATTATATACTTTAGGAATGTTCTTATTTGGTTTTGCTACACAAAGCTGGATGATGTTTGCTTTTTTGATTCCATATTGCTTGGGAGGAATTGCAGGTCCTGCCTTACAAGCGGTTATTGCTGGACAAGTTCCTGCTAATGAACAGGGAGAAATTCAGGGTACACTGACTAGTTTAGTGAGTGCAGCTGCAATTATTGGCCCTCCTTTAATGTCTACTGTTTTTTATTATTTTACTCATAATGAAGCTCCATTTAAATTTGCAGGCGCACCATTTATTCTAGGTGGAGTTGGAATGTTAATGAGCACCATTATTGCTTATGCATCATTAAAAAAGCATCATGCTTAA
- a CDS encoding UDP-2,3-diacylglucosamine diphosphatase: MTLSSNTKIYFASDQHLGAPTPEASFPREQKFVAWLDEVKQDAEAIFLLGDLFDFWFEYKTVVPKGFVRVLGKLAEIRDSGIPIYFFVGNHDLWMDDYFQMELSIPVCHTTKEFTFNNKTFLIGHGDGLGPGDKGYKRMKKVFTNPFSKWLFRWLHPDIGVKLAQYLSVKNKLISGDEDVKFLGEENEWLVQYAKLKLQSKHYDYFVFGHRHLPMEIKLNESSKYINLGDWIGYFTYGVFDGSTFELKKY; encoded by the coding sequence ATGACTTTATCATCTAATACAAAAATTTACTTTGCCAGTGATCAACACTTAGGAGCACCTACACCCGAAGCAAGTTTTCCTCGTGAACAAAAGTTTGTGGCTTGGCTTGATGAAGTAAAGCAAGATGCAGAAGCAATTTTTTTGTTAGGTGATTTATTTGATTTTTGGTTCGAATACAAAACAGTAGTACCAAAAGGATTTGTACGTGTTTTAGGTAAATTGGCTGAGATTCGCGACAGTGGTATTCCAATTTATTTTTTTGTTGGAAATCACGATTTATGGATGGATGATTATTTCCAAATGGAATTAAGCATTCCTGTATGTCATACCACAAAAGAATTCACTTTTAACAACAAAACATTCTTAATTGGCCATGGTGATGGTTTAGGCCCAGGTGACAAAGGATACAAACGAATGAAGAAGGTATTCACAAATCCTTTTTCAAAATGGTTATTCAGATGGTTACATCCAGATATTGGTGTAAAATTAGCGCAGTATCTTTCAGTAAAAAACAAATTGATTTCGGGTGATGAAGATGTGAAATTTCTTGGTGAAGAAAACGAGTGGTTAGTGCAATATGCTAAATTAAAATTGCAGTCTAAGCATTACGATTATTTTGTTTTTGGACATCGTCATTTACCTATGGAAATAAAACTGAATGAATCCTCAAAATACATCAATTTAGGCGATTGGATTGGTTATTTCACTTATGGTGTTTTTGACGGATCTACTTTTGAATTAAAGAAATACTAA
- a CDS encoding TonB-dependent receptor, with product MKTLFKTMLAVLLLLNFTSAFAQETVKDSAKVNSLEEVMVQAIRANDKTPISFSNFSKKEIAKRNLGQDIPVLMNYLPSVVTTTDAGNGVGYTGIRVRGSDATRVNVTINGIPYNDSESHGTYWVNMPDFASSAESIQLQRGVGTSTNGSGAFGASLNVLTENTSGKAGGEISNSYGSFNTHKHTIKFNTGLLNDHFEVLGRLSKINSDGYVDRASSNLKSYFLQGNYFSKSTKIKALLFGGHEITYQSWNGIDATQLENERTFNSAGIYTDEFGNTRYYDNEVDNYKQNHAQLHWNETFSDSFSTNLAFHYTKGKGFYENYKEDQTFEDYGMTPIAGQTTTDLVRQKWLDNDFYGTTFSLNYTNNKLSLILGGGANKYEGSHFGKVIWARYASTSELGDHYYDNFGIKTDANVFVKATYTFFEKLNLYIDLQGRNVNYKADGVQTDIVHDNFNFFNPKAGVSFSPNKKHTIYYSYARANREPNRTDYENGSPRPEKLDDFEWGWRFNSDKVKLNINAYYMLYQNQLILTGGLDDVGSPIRKNVGKSHRLGIEIDAKVALSQKWSIQPNITLSRNKNIDFYFQRDGVLQNLGETNISYSPEIVAGNILTFSPLKQVQISLLSKFVGKQYMGNIDAKSSILNDYFVNDFSASYEIKPKAVFKSIIISAIANNIFNRKYISNGYFYTYDDSWSNPSTVTTIEGAGYYPQAGANILAGLTLMF from the coding sequence ATGAAAACTTTATTCAAAACAATGCTTGCAGTTCTTTTACTGCTAAATTTCACAAGTGCTTTTGCACAAGAAACCGTAAAAGATTCTGCAAAAGTAAACTCATTAGAAGAGGTCATGGTACAAGCCATTCGTGCCAATGACAAAACGCCAATTTCTTTTAGTAATTTTTCTAAAAAAGAAATAGCAAAACGCAATTTAGGTCAAGACATTCCTGTTCTAATGAATTATCTTCCTTCAGTTGTCACAACTACAGATGCTGGAAATGGAGTTGGTTATACAGGAATTAGAGTTCGTGGTAGTGATGCAACTCGTGTGAACGTAACCATAAACGGAATTCCTTACAATGATTCTGAAAGCCACGGAACTTACTGGGTAAATATGCCTGATTTTGCTTCATCAGCAGAAAGCATTCAGTTACAAAGAGGCGTTGGAACATCAACAAATGGATCTGGAGCTTTTGGTGCAAGCTTAAACGTTTTAACAGAAAACACAAGCGGCAAGGCAGGTGGAGAAATTTCTAATTCATATGGAAGTTTCAACACACACAAACACACAATCAAGTTTAATACTGGATTATTAAATGATCATTTTGAAGTTTTAGGAAGACTTTCTAAAATAAATTCTGATGGGTATGTTGACAGAGCTTCATCAAACTTAAAGTCTTATTTCTTACAAGGAAACTATTTCTCAAAATCAACCAAAATAAAAGCTTTACTTTTTGGAGGTCACGAAATCACTTATCAATCATGGAACGGAATTGACGCAACTCAATTAGAAAATGAAAGAACATTTAATTCGGCTGGTATTTATACAGATGAGTTTGGGAATACACGTTACTATGACAACGAAGTAGACAACTACAAGCAAAATCATGCACAATTACATTGGAACGAAACTTTTTCGGATTCATTTAGCACAAACTTAGCATTTCATTATACTAAAGGAAAAGGGTTTTATGAAAACTACAAAGAAGATCAAACTTTTGAAGACTATGGAATGACACCAATAGCCGGACAAACCACAACAGATTTGGTTCGTCAAAAATGGCTAGATAATGACTTTTACGGAACAACTTTTTCACTAAACTATACAAACAACAAACTGTCTCTAATTCTTGGTGGAGGTGCAAACAAATATGAAGGATCTCATTTTGGAAAAGTGATTTGGGCTAGATATGCCTCTACCAGCGAATTGGGTGATCATTATTATGACAATTTTGGTATTAAAACTGATGCAAATGTTTTTGTAAAAGCTACTTACACATTCTTCGAAAAATTAAATCTTTATATTGATTTACAAGGAAGAAATGTAAACTATAAAGCCGATGGAGTTCAAACCGATATTGTTCATGACAATTTTAATTTCTTCAATCCAAAAGCGGGAGTTAGTTTTTCTCCAAATAAAAAACATACTATTTATTATTCATATGCCAGAGCAAATCGTGAACCTAACAGAACTGATTATGAAAACGGAAGTCCACGTCCTGAAAAACTAGACGATTTTGAATGGGGATGGCGATTTAATTCTGATAAAGTTAAATTAAACATCAACGCATATTATATGCTCTATCAAAATCAATTAATCCTGACTGGTGGTTTAGATGATGTTGGATCACCTATCCGTAAAAATGTAGGTAAGAGCCATCGTTTAGGTATAGAAATAGATGCAAAAGTTGCCTTATCACAAAAATGGTCAATACAGCCAAACATTACTTTGAGTAGAAACAAAAATATTGATTTCTATTTTCAGAGAGATGGTGTTTTACAAAATCTAGGAGAAACAAATATTTCATACTCCCCAGAAATTGTTGCAGGAAACATTTTAACTTTTAGTCCTTTAAAACAAGTACAGATTTCGTTACTTTCCAAATTTGTTGGGAAACAATATATGGGTAACATTGATGCAAAATCATCTATTTTAAATGATTACTTCGTAAATGATTTCAGTGCTAGCTATGAAATCAAACCGAAAGCAGTATTTAAATCAATCATTATCTCAGCAATCGCAAACAATATCTTTAACAGAAAATATATTTCTAACGGATATTTCTACACCTATGATGACTCTTGGTCAAATCCATCAACTGTAACAACTATAGAAGGTGCTGGATATTATCCTCAAGCAGGGGCTAATATTTTAGCAGGTCTAACACTTATGTTTTAA